A genomic region of Denticeps clupeoides chromosome 9, fDenClu1.1, whole genome shotgun sequence contains the following coding sequences:
- the LOC114797154 gene encoding CD209 antigen-like protein C isoform X2, with translation MIMMDNDIYGNTTTSDQKMTTASQHPGAKQGEGIRRYRRAAVCLGLLGLVLLGIAAGLCVKYRTEILDKYMLEAKVTQLEKQFQEFNYRIFQSATEDVWNMSRKYCREKGGDLVMIKSKEKQTVLNEMRLNGWIGLSDESEEGNWTWVDTTTANQTF, from the exons ATGATCATGATGGATAATGACATATATGGAAATACAACAACCAGCGACCAGAAGATGACTACTGCATCTCAGCATCCTG GCGCGAAACAGGGAGAAGGAATCCGCCGTTACAGGCGGGCTGCTGTGTGTCTGGGGCTGCTGGGTTTGGTCCTGTTGGGCATCGCCGCAGGTCTCTGTGTCAAGTACAGGACAGAGATACTCGACAAGTACATGTTAGAAGCTAAAGTCACTCAACTTG AGAAACAATTTCAGGAGTTCAACTATCGAATTTTCCAATCTGCTACTGAAGACGTGTGGAATATGAGCAGAAAATATTGtagagagaagggaggagacCTGGTGATGATAAAAAGTAAGGAGAAGCAG ACCGTCCTTAATGAAATGAGACTCAATGGATGGATCGGCCTTAGTGATGAATCTGAAGAGGGGAACTGGACATGGG